A genome region from Erigeron canadensis isolate Cc75 chromosome 3, C_canadensis_v1, whole genome shotgun sequence includes the following:
- the LOC122592220 gene encoding oil body-associated protein 2A-like produces the protein MTSTYPTDGNTGEKNGGPPGKPMGLGTMMLDKGAKMLQSLKPIKEMSQHACTFASYSQDMSRQIETHHFVTRINQDFLQCAVYDSDDSSGKLIGVEYIVSDRIFDTLPPDEQKLWHSHAYEVQSGLLVHPRVPEMVAKPELENLAKTYGKFWCTWQTDRGDKLPIGPPSLMTSPQEEVECRVKPELVKKRDDKYNISTDAIRGSRTDIMGPGRLHGMADYWREHKNCFAVDVERAEMKKLTVFP, from the exons ATGACTTCCACATATCCAACAGACGGCAACACCGGCGAGAAGAACGGCGGACCACCGGGAAAACCAATGGGGTTGGGGACAATGATGCTGGACAAAGGAGCTAAGATGCTTCAGTCATTAAAACCCATCAAGGAAATGAGTCAACATGCATGTACTTTTGCTTCGTATAGCCAAGACATGTCTCGTCAAATCGAGACTCACCACTTCGTCACACGAATCAACCAGGATTTTCTTCAGTGTGCTGTTTACGACTCCGATGACTCCTCTGGCAAACTCATTGGCGTCGAATATATAGTTTCGGATCGTATTTTTGATACTTTGCCACCCGATGAACAGAAATTGTGGCACTCTCATGCTTATGAG GTGCAATCAGGGCTACTAGTGCATCCAAGGGTTCCGGAAATGGTAGCGAAACCAGAGCTGGAAAACTTAGCCAAAACATATGGCAAGTTTTGGTGCACGTGGCAAACCGATAGGGGTGATAAGTTGCCGATCGGGCCACCATCGCTAATGACGTCGCCCCAAGAGGAAGTCGAATGCAGGGTGAAACCCGAGTTGGTGAAAAAGAGAGATGACAAGTACAACATTTCAACCGATGCGATTCGGGGGTCGAGAACTGATATTATGGGGCCAGGGAGGTTGCATGGAATGGCTGATTACTGGAGAGAGCACAAAAACTGTTTTGCCGTCGATGTTGAAAGGGCCGAGATGAAAAAGCTGACCGTGTTCCCATGA
- the LOC122592221 gene encoding LOW QUALITY PROTEIN: protein NRT1/ PTR FAMILY 4.6-like (The sequence of the model RefSeq protein was modified relative to this genomic sequence to represent the inferred CDS: substituted 2 bases at 2 genomic stop codons) — MFITXXEKDVLIEGKVDWKGRAATKRKHGGMRAALIILTAFAFENMANLALAVNLATYFNSVMHFDISDAANYLTNFMGTSYILSILMACLADAYIGRFRTVLIATIVECLGFALLTLQAHYKKLKPPECNIFLPTANCEKVSGGNSVLLFFGVYLLALGCGGVKAALPSHGADQFDQKDPKESAQMSTFFNWLLLGVAVGGSVSLTCFVWVQDNKGFDRGFGLSLIAMILGSIILVFGLPLYRIHVAKGSSVITEVIQVYVAAIRNRNLQLPGDSSGLHEIPMDKEAATRQEFLPHRDVHRWLDKAAVRSDSTDQSPSPWKLCGVTQVENAKILLAMVPVFLCSIIMTLCLAQLQTFSVQQGITMDIRLTNSFNMPPASLPIIPVAFLLILIPIYDQIFVPVVRRFTGIPTGITYLQRIGVGLILSAISMAIAGFMEVKRKNVAKDKNMLDAIPILQPLPISVFWLSFQYFVFGVADMFTYVGLLEFFYSQAPKSIKSISSCFLWSSMALGYYLSSIMVQIVNHATKGDTKSGGWLAGNNINRNHLEDFYWLLAILSTINFVIYLFVANRYKYRPESLEAEEEYEVHQLIKSSDGSMEKL, encoded by the exons ATGTTTATCACATAATAGGAAAAAGATGTGCTCATTGAAGGTAAGGTGGACTGGAAAGGAAGAGCTGCTACAAAGCGGAAACATGGAGGGATGCGAGCCGCGCTTATCATTTTAA CGGCGTTTGCATTTGAAAACATGGCAAATTTGGCTCTCGCGGTGAACTTAGCGACATATTTCAATTCAGTAATGCATTTTGACATTTCTGACGCAGCAAACTACCTAACAAACTTTATGGGCACTAGCTACATTCTTTCCATTCTTATGGCTTGTCTTGCCGATGCCTACATAGGCCGATTTAGAACAGTTCTTATCGCCACCATTGTAGAATGTTtg gGATTTGCATTACTCACATTACAAGCTCACTACAAAAAGCTCAAACCACCTGAGTGTAACATCTTTTTGCCAACAGCCAACTGTGAGAAAGTGAGCGGAGGAAATTCCGTGTTGTTGTTCTTCGGGGTCTATCTGCTGGCTCTTGGTTGTGGGGGTGTGAAAGCAGCATTGCCATCACATGGCGCGGATCAATTCGACCAAAAAGATCCCAAGGAGTCTGCCCAGATGTCAACTTTCTTTAACTGGTTGCTACTAGGCGTTGCAGTGGGTGGTTCCGTTAGTTTAACTTGCTTCGTTTGGGTGCAAGACAATAAAGGTTTTGATCGGGGTTTTGGGCTGTCGTTGATCGCGATGATCTTGGGTTCAATCATCTTGGTTTTTGGATTGCCATTGTATCGGATACATGTTGCAAAGGGAAGCAGTGTCATTACAGAAGTTATACAG GTTTACGTTGCAGCCATCAGAAATAGAAACCTTCAACTTCCAGGGGACTCTTCTGGGCTACATGAGATCCCAATGGACAAAGAAGCTGCAACTCGTCAAGAATTCTTACCCCATAGAGATGTCCACAG GTGGCTAGACAAAGCGGCAGTCCGATCTGATAGCACTGATCAATCTCCAAGTCCATGGAAACTTTGTGGGGTTACACAAGTCGAAAATGCAAAAATCTTACTAGCCATGGTTCCAGTTTTTTTGTGTAGCATCATTATGACACTTTGCTTAGCCCAACTTCAAACATTTTCAGTTCAACAAGGCATCACCATGGATATTAGGCTCACAAACTCTTTCAATATGCCACCTGCATCCCTCCCGATTATTCCTGTAGCATTTCTCCTCATTTTAATCCCGATCTATGACCAAATATTTGTACCCGTGGTGCGTAGATTTACTGGTATCCCTACGGGCATAACTTACTTGCAAAGAATAGGAGTTGGACTTATCTTGTCTGCGATATCAATGGCAATCGCCGGTTTCATGGAAGTGAAGCGAAAAAATGTTGCAAAAGACAAAAACATGTTAGACGCGATCCCTATCCTTCAACCGTTGCCCATCAGTGTGTTCTGGTTATCATTCCAGTATTTTGTGTTCGGTGTAGCAGATATGTTCACGTACGTGGGGCTACTCGAGTTTTTCTACTCACAAGcaccaaaatcaatcaaatCCATCTCTTCTTGCTTCCTCTGGAGCTCAATGGCTCTTGGGTATTACTTGAGTAGTATCATGGTTCAGATAGTGAACCATGCAACAAAAGGGGACACGAAAAGCGGTGGATGGTTGGCTGGAAACAACATAAACCGGAATCATCTGGAAGACTTTTACTGGCTGCTTGCTATTTTGAGTACCATCAATTTCGTGATTTATCTATTTGTTGCAAATAGGTACAAGTATAGGCCAGAAAGTCTTGAAGCTGAGGAAGAGTATGAGGTGCATCAGTTGATTAAGTCATCGGATGGTTCGATGGAGAAACTATAA
- the LOC122593104 gene encoding protein NRT1/ PTR FAMILY 4.6-like, with the protein MDLAAVEKDVLIEGKVDWKGRVAEKNKHGGMRAAFFILATFAFENMATFALSVSFATYFNEIMHYDLPDAANHVTNYLGTNYMLSIVMACLADSYLGRFRTVLIAAFVECVALGLLTFQAHYPDLKPPICNIFIPTSHCEKVSGRNEALLLTTIYLLAVGGAGVKAALPAHGADQFEAKDPKEATQMSTFFNYLLLSLALGALIGFTFFVWVQDNKGFDKGFGLSLIAMFLGAVMFILGLPLYRIYVVQGSSAITDIIQVYVAAIRNRNLQLPKDPSELHEIPLDKEAAIHQEFLPHRDVHRWLDKAAIRANNDESPSPWKLCRVTQVENAKILLAMLPIFLCSIIMTLCLAQLQTFSIQQGVTMDIKLSDSFNMPPASLPFIPISFMIILIPIYDRIFVPAMRKVTGIPTGITHLQRVGVGLLLSSLSMAIAGIMEIKRKNVAKDHNMLDAIPVLQPLPISVFWLSFQYFVFGIAEMFTYVGLLEFFYSQAPKSIKSISSCFLWCAMALGYFMSSVMVKIVNHATKGVTKSKGWLAGNNINRNHLDNFYWLLSILSLINFTVYLFVSMRYKYRPQSLDVDNESEVHELKELNNPTTENQ; encoded by the exons ATGGACCTTGCAGCT GTGGAAAAAGACGTGCTCATTGAAGGTAAGGTGGACTGGAAAGGAAGAGTTGCAGAAAAGAATAAGCATGGAGGCATGCGAGCGGCATTCTTCATACTag CAACCTTTGCATTTGAAAACATGGCAACGTTTGCGCTGTCAGTGAGCTTCGCAACATACTTTAATGAGATAATGCATTATGATCTACCGGACGCAGCAAACCATGTAACAAATTACTTGGGCACCAATTATATGCTTTCAATCGTCATGGCTTGTCTTGCTGATTCCTACTTGGGTCGTTTTAGAACTGTTCTCATTGCTGCCTTTGTAGAATGTGTG GCGCTAGGATTGCTGACATTCCAAGCTCACTATCCAGATCTCAAACCACctatttgtaacatttttatacCAACATCACACTGTGAGAAAGTGAGCGGAAGAAATGAGGCGCTATTATTGACTACAATCTACTTGCTGGCTGTTGGGGGCGCGGGTGTAAAAGCAGCATTGCCAGCACATGGAGCAGACCAATTTGAGGCAAAGGATCCGAAAGAGGCTACACAAATGTCAACTTTTTtcaattatttgttattaagCCTTGCGTTAGGCGCTTTGATTGGctttacattttttgtttggGTGCAAGACAACAAAGGTTTTGACAAGGGATTTGGACTTTCGTTGATAGCCATGTTCTTGGGTGCGGTCATGTTTATTTTAGGATTACCGTTGTATCGTATCTATGTTGTGCAAGGAAGTAGTGCAATTACAGATATTATACAG GTTTACGTAGCAGCTATTAGAAACAGGAACCTTCAACTTCCCAAGGATCCTTCTGAATTACATGAGATCCCATTAGACAAAGAAGCTGCAATTCACCAAGAATTTTTACCTCATAGAGATGTCCACAG GTGGCTTGACAAAGCAGCAATCCGAGCCAATAATGATGAATCTCCAAGTCCATGGAAACTTTGTAGGGTAACACAAGTGGAAAATGCAAAAATCTTACTAGCAATGCTTCCAATTTTCTTGTGTAGCATTATCATGACACTTTGCTTAGCCCAACTTCAGACATTTTCAATTCAACAAGGAGTCACCATGGATATTAAACTCTCAGACTCTTTCAACATGCCACCTGCGTCCCTTCCGTTTATTCCTATATCCTTCATGATCATTCTAATCCCAATTTATGACCGAATATTTGTACCTGCAATGCGTAAAGTTACTGGCATACCCACTGGAATCACTCACTTACAAAGAGTGGGAGTGGGTCTTCTTCTCTCTTCATTATCAATGGCAATTGCCGGTATAATGGAAATAAAACGTAAAAACGTCGCTAAGGACCACAATATGCTAGACGCTATCCCTGTGCTTCAACCGTTGCCCATTAGTGTCTTCTGGTTATCGTTCCAGTATTTTGTGTTCGGTATAGCTGAGATGTTCACGTATGTGGGTTTACTAGAGTTTTTCTATTCACAAGCACCAAAATCTATCAAATCGATCTCTTCTTGCTTTCTTTGGTGCGCAATGGCACTTGGATATTTCATGAGTAGTGTAATGGTGAAGATAGTGAACCATGCAACAAAAGGGGTTACGAAAAGCAAAGGATGGTTGGCTGGAAACAACATAAATCGTAATCATTTGGATAACTTTTACTGGCTCCTTTCGATATTGAGTTTGATCAATTTCACAGTTTATCTATTTGTTTCAATGAGGTACAAGTATAGGCCACAAAGTCTTGATGTTGATAATGAAAGTGAGGTACATGAGTTGAAGGAATTGAACAATCCAACTACAGAGAATCAGTAA
- the LOC122594678 gene encoding oil body-associated protein 2A-like → MASSDKAPDSMPVGDGSVPPGKPMTMGDQVIDKSSQMLQTLKPIKQISQHVCTFSVYGHDMSRQIECHHFVTRVNQDFLQCAVYDSNEPSAHLIGVEYIVSDRIFDTLPHDEQKLWHSHDHEVTSGLWVSPGVPEMIQRKDLENIAHTYGKFWCTWQVDRGDRLPLGAPALMMSPQAVNMGIIKPELVHVRDNKLKISTDELRASRANIPPSKPGNARVADYWMHTGKGFAIDIEQAEMKTL, encoded by the exons ATGGCTTCTAGTGACAAAGCTCCTGATTCAATGCCGGTGGGCGATGGATCCGTCCCACCGGGAAAGCCCATGACGATGGGTGATCAGGTGATTGACAAAAGTTCTCAGATGTTACAAACATTGAAACCTATCAAACAAATAAGCCAGCATGTTTGCACATTCTCTGTTTATGGTCATGATATGAGTCGCCAGATCGAGTGTCATCATTTTGTGACTCGAGTGAATCAGGATTTCCTTCAGTGTGCTGTTTACGACTCCAACGAACCTTCGGCTCACCTTATAG GGGTTGAATACATTGTATCTGATAGGATCTTTGATACTCTGCCACACGATGAACAGAAGCTATGGCATTCCCATGATCATGag GTTACATCAGGATTATGGGTGAGTCCAGGTGTTCCGGAGATGATACAGAGGAAGGATCTTGAAAATATCGCACATACTTATGGGAAGTTTTGGTGCACTTGGCAAGTCGATAGAG GTGATCGGCTTCCTCTAGGTGCACCAGCACTGATGATGTCACCGCAAGCGGTAAACATGGGAATTATAAAGCCCGAGCTAGTCCATGTTCGGGATAACAAGTTAAAGATATCAACCGATGAGCTCAGGGCATCCAGGGCTAACATCCCTCCCTCTAAGCCAGGGAATGCTCGAGTAGCGGATTACTGGATGCATACTGGCAAAGGTTTCGCCATCGACATAGAACAGGCGGAAATGAAGACGCTTTAA